From Tursiops truncatus isolate mTurTru1 chromosome 13, mTurTru1.mat.Y, whole genome shotgun sequence:
GGACCAGAGCTGGGAGAGCCTTGCCTAGTGGAATGGCAGTGCATCCCTTCTGCTCCCTACAGGGCCGACCCTGCGGAGCTGTgtccagcccctcctctcccctgtgAGCCTGGCTCCAGATCCCAGCCTCCCCCTGGATCCTTCCCGCAGAGGTCAATAGGCAGCTCAGTCTCAACTTGGCCTTAGCgaagagctgatctccctgcttccCACTCAGCCCGCTATCAGCAACAACCTTCCAGCATCTAGGTTCCCCTTCGACTCCTTTCTCCCCCTCTCGTCACCCCATCAGCTCTGCTCTCCAGTGGTATCCAGAACCGCCCCCTCCTTACCTCTCTACTGCACCCACCCAGATCAGAGCCCCATCCTCTCCGCATTATCCTGTGACCCGTCCCTGGTCCCCTGCAgctgccctgcccctcctgtTGTTCTTGCTCCCCACAGGAGCCAGAGGGGATTCCCTCCTCTGCTCCAAACCCTCCCAGGCCTCCCACCTCACTCAGAGTCAAGGCCAAAGTACCCCCTCATCACGGCCCACCGCAGTCACCCTCACAACTTCCCTGATCTCAGTTCCCGtctctctgctccttcctcccctccaacTGCACTGGCCTCCTGGCAGCTCCTTCTACACACCAAGGTCCTTCCCTCGGGGTTTGTCATAGGCCATTCCCTCGGCCTAGAATCTGTTCCCTGCGGTATCCTCAtggctccctccctcttccccttcaaGCTTCTGCTCAGATGTCCCCCCCACAGAGACTTTTCTATCTTCCTATTGAGAGAGTCCCTTCAGTCTGCTGAATTTTTCATCTTAGCACCTGCCATGTCCtagcattatttattattatttgctagCTTTTTTTCTGTGGTCCCCAGCAGGACggcagctcctggagggcagggatctGTCTGTCTTGATCAGGGCTGCAtccccagtgcccagaacagtgcctggtacagagtaggtgctcgggacaatttgttgaatgaatgaaaaattcaaCAGCCAGGAGGTAGCTAGTTGGGGTATGTCAGGCACCAGTGGGGAGTTTGGGGGCCCTGACTCTTGCCTCCTTCACCCTCACCTCTTCCTCGAGCCCCTCCAGGAAGATCCAGGGGCAGAATGTGGACCACGTCCCACCGCCACTGCTGCGTCTCTTGGAGAAGAGGCAGGAACTGGTGGATGCGGACCAGGGCCTTCAGGCCCAGAAGGAGGTGAGCCACTCAATGCAGTCCCTGAAACTTTTGGggacaaaaagttaaaaaaagatgggaagaaaaagaTGGGAAAGTGATGGAGCCAACTTATTCCTACAAGGTCTGAGACAAATCACCgtcctgagccttggtttcctcgtcTGTCAAATGGGGGATCAAATGAGATCAGTGGTTTGTGCAAATAAATGTGCGTTGAGCAGCTACTGCATGCAGGGCACTGCGCTGGGATCTAGAGGTCTcaccacagtccctgccctcatgggctCACAGCTTAGAGAAGGGGACAGACAAGTGTCCAGGTGGTGATGGCTGTGAGGGGGGAAGCACTGAGCAGGGGCTGTGGGAGCCCAGAGAAAGCCCCTATCTCTACACAGGGGTGGTCatggaggacttcctggaggaagtgatgtcTTAGGGAATGCTGAATACCTTATCCAGCAAAGGGGGACAGGGTGAGGAGGGAGAAACAGGCAGAGGGAGCAACATATACAAAGACAGGAAGGCAAGGACAAAACACAGGTGGGTAAGAGGCTAGAAGACAGTGTCAGAGGAGAGAGGGTAAGATGAGGCCCCAAGGAAGAGCAGGGATGCTGACACGCAGGGGCTACAGGAGGGAATTTGGGCTTCATCGTGGGTGGTGAGAGCCACGGGTGGATTTGAGCAAGGGTGCAGTGACAAGATTAAGggcaaaagggacttccctggtggtccagtggttaggactccgcgcttccactgcagggggcatgggaaCTAAGATGCTACATGCCGCAaggcgcagcaaaaaaaaaaaaagaaaagaaaagattaaggGCAAAAGGTGAGCGAGGTTAAGTGTGAGCGTGAAAGCGCTGGATAACTTgaaaccccaaacaaacacagACACCCACTCCTTACCCCCCAGGTGTTCCAGACTATACAGGCATCCCTGAAACAGCGGTGGGAACAATTGGAACAGAAAGAGCAGGAGTTAAAGGGGTCCTTTGTCCGCTTTGAAAAATTTTTGCAGGTAGGTGGAGCCTGCTGGGGGGAGGCAGGGCAGAGGGTCACAAAGTCACAATCCTAAAGGAGCCAGACATAAACTTAAAAAGTGGGCTTACCAATACAAAAGGGAGTGGTGGGAAATACACACTACTGCctgaagcattttaaaaagcGTGGGAGAGGAGTGGGACCAAAATCAGAGATTCTGGCTGGATTTGGCCCGTGGGCCATCTATTTGCAACCCGTGACTCAGCGTGCGAATGTTGGGGTGGAGTGGATGCGGCAAGCTCCGCAGGCTCCCAAGTCCTGGGGGTCGTCgcctcctctccatccctccttcccaggATGCGGAGGCCCGGCGCAGCCGCGCACTGCGGAGGGCGGCAGAGGAGCGGCAACTGGCGGGCCGCCGGGAGGCGGAGGCGCTGCGGCTTCGGGCTCAGCTGGAGGAGCTGCAGCGGGAGCGCGCGCGGCTGCAGCGCCTGCTTTGGCGCCTCGAGCCTTGCGCGCGCCTGCTGGGGCAAGTACTGGAGCAGCTGCCCGAGGTGAGCGCCCTGCAGGAGGTTTTGGTGTTCAGCGCCACGTGCAGCCCCAGGCAGCCTCAGGGACGGCTTTGGAAGTGTGCACTACTGGAGCGCTGACTGTATGCCAGGAGTCACCACTTATTGAGCACTAACTGTATGTCAGGAACACGCTttgttcttgaattctttccAAGGTCCAGTGAAGTGAGTCTTGTTATTgccaaccccattttacagatgggcaactgaggctcagaaagataaCTTACTCAAGGACACACaggcaggtggggggagggggaatccaAACACTCAGTATTAGTTGAATGAAACAGTGACTTAGTATTAATCACAGGCAGTGAAGCTTAGCTAGGTTtgatggtggaggtggggaggggccggAGTAATCACACTtctggggcaggggctgtgtgATGCCCCTATTTCACAGTTGGGTTGAGGAGGCGCGGGGGGTGGTAGGGTGAGGAAGGGCAGGGGGGCTGCAGTCCCGGTGAGTCCCCCTCCCGACCCCATCCCAGTTCCAAGAGGTCCCCGAGCTGGTGGCGCGCTTCGACGGCCTGGCCGACACGCAGGCGACGCTGAGGCTCACGGAGCGCCAGAGGCTCGCGGAGCTGGAGGAGGCGCGCGCGCGGCTGCGGCGGCTGCGGGACACCTGGCAGGACGAGCTGCTGCGGCAGGGCCAGCGGCGAGCGCAACTGCTGGAGCAACTGGAGGCGGCGCGGGAGCGCACGCTGCACTGGGTACCGCCGCCGGGAGGAGTTGGGCGCCCGGGGCCCCAGCCTCCCACCGCCGGGAGGAGTGCCATATGGGGCAACGCTACGCTCATGGGCAGGTTTCAGGCATCGGAAAGCACTTTAGGGCGCAGGAGGCCCTTCCTATGAGAACTTGACACCCGAGTCCAGCACTCCTCTCCCTGATAGCACCTAGGGGCATCTATGACTGGTGGGAAGTGGACGCGAATGTGGTCCCAGCCCTCCTCAGGCCAGCTCACACCTTAATGGGGAAGGGGGCGGTGTTCTCCAGGAATCCAAGTATATTCAGATCCAGAACACCGCGGCTGAGAAGACCCTGCTCCTGGGACGCACCAGGATGGCCGCACTCAACCTGTTCCAGCTAGTGTGCCAGCACCAGAGGCGGCCACCTGCCCTGGACATCGAGGACACCGAGGGGCAGCTGGAGCAGGTGAGGATCTCTCTTTATGTCACCTCCAGCCCCCTAAGGGTTGGGAACATCATGGTGTCTGAAATCCCGCCTTCTCTGGGTTAAGCATGACCCTCTGCGATCAAAGCCCAGTCTCCTAGCTCCGTGGCCGCCCGGGCCCCTGCCCGGGAGCCCTGGGTTGGTCTCGGCTCTGCTGGTCACCTGCTATGAGGTCAGAAGATCTCCTCTGGGTCTCAGTGCCCTCACTGTGCAGGAGGCCGGGGTATATACTGATGGGTACAATACAGTTATGCCAAGAGTTCTTCTGTCTCAGGATCAAAAGCACAAACGTGCCATCGATAAGAAACCAGGAGGTGGAGACTCACCTTTAATTAGTCCCTGACCCTCTGGCTCCCACACAGTCAGGCCTTGGCTTCCCTGGGAAGCGTGAGGGCAGCGTTGTACAGTGGTTTTTCTTTCTGTACGATGGCATTACAAATGTCATTGTGTACCAAGTACGCCCGGCTTTTCTATTCACTCGGGTTTGCAAGGTGGTAGAACATGTGACATGGTTTACAACAGAGGCAGGGGGTTTCTGACTTTGGACACTTCTGTTGATTCTAGTGGGTTCCCAAAGCATGGCCCCTTTGAGAAGTGGAGGAAACACCCCTGCCTTTAACCCATCCCATCCCACTCCTGTCCTGCAGCCAGAATTCCAACCAAATGCCAAGAACTGGGTCCCCAGAGCCTACCTTTGTGCCACATCCTGAGTCGGGTGGATTCGTATGTACACCACTGTTCTCTCAAGTGTTGCCCGGGTACCCCAAGGTACAAAAGACAAGTCTAGGAGGGACAGAGGCTTGATATGAAGCAACAGGCAAAAGCCAGtc
This genomic window contains:
- the CFAP73 gene encoding cilia- and flagella-associated protein 73, which translates into the protein MAVPWEKYFRLALQEKLSTKIQGQNVDHVPPPLLRLLEKRQELVDADQGLQAQKEVFQTIQASLKQRWEQLEQKEQELKGSFVRFEKFLQDAEARRSRALRRAAEERQLAGRREAEALRLRAQLEELQRERARLQRLLWRLEPCARLLGQVLEQLPEFQEVPELVARFDGLADTQATLRLTERQRLAELEEARARLRRLRDTWQDELLRQGQRRAQLLEQLEAARERTLHWVPPPGGESKYIQIQNTAAEKTLLLGRTRMAALNLFQLVCQHQRRPPALDIEDTEGQLEQVKLFILDLSAMLASLHQAKPAVPVS